A genomic region of Pyrus communis chromosome 14, drPyrComm1.1, whole genome shotgun sequence contains the following coding sequences:
- the LOC137716541 gene encoding uncharacterized protein, with product MDELHGNNFLNPSFHFKSQTFHNETEAEDSAHSQESPLTANANRGAGQQIESDMGRPIDAPHGGRENRFYSERSQYEYSEPKEDDSLCENRHPGIYHYDLHSPKSTARGSVSPKTKRQMSSSPEGSPSHQGSQARISHCRKISSPELHKGISLDHLSLAGQSYASTQGIQRQSQHKDSSSHKHITSPPWSYRSPPRSHRSPPRSHLSPPKYRRRDRSESRSSIRHRDSYGYQRDYRDRTRSRSPYSRVHHRSTRERHSPRRRSPFPEYHSHHRSPRRRPWSPPPNRKTGLGKPGRNLFVAGFSFATTERDLERKFSRYGRVQHVRIVRDKRSGDSCGFGFLTLETDEDADAAIRALDETEWNGRIILVEKSKS from the exons ATGGATGAGTTGCAtggaaataattttcttaaccCCTCCTTTCATTTTAAGTCACAAACATTCCATAATGAAACGGAAGCTGAAGATTCTGCTCATTCACAGGAGTCTCCACTAACAGCAAATGCAAACCGGGGAGCTGGACAACAGATCGAATCTGACATGGGTAGGCCAATTGATGCTCCACATGGTGGACGAGAGAATAGATTTTATTCAGAGAGATCACAATATGAATATAGTGAACCCAAGGAAGATGACTCTCTATGTGAGAACAGGCACCCTGGCATATATCATTATGATCTTCATTCTCCCAAAAGCACTGCCAGAGGATCAGTATCTCCTAAGACAAAGAGACAAATGTCAAGTTCACCTGAAGGCTCGCCTTCTCATCAAGGTTCTCAAGCACGAATATCTCATTGCCGGAAAATTTCTTCCCCTGAATTGCATAAAGGAATTTCACTTGATCATTTATCTCTGGCCGGGCAAAGTTATGCTTCAACACAGGGCATTCAGCGTCAGTCCCAGCATAAGGATAGCTCTTCTCACAAGCATATAACTTCGCCCCCATGGTCCTATCGCTCACCACCAAGGTCCCACCGCTCACCCCCAAGGTCCCATCTTTCACCACCAAAGTACCGGAGAAGGGATAGATCAGAGTCACGATCATCCATTCGACACAGAGATTCATATGGTTACCAGAGGGATTATCGTGACCGAACCCGATCACGGTCCCCATATTCAAGAGTCCATCATAGGTCCACAAG GGAAAGGCATTCTCCAAGGCGAAGGTCCCCTTTTCCAGAATATCATTCTCATCACCGATCTCCTAGAAGGAGACCTTGGTCACCACCGCCTAATAGGAAAACTGGATTAGGGAAACCTGGGAGAAATTTATTTGTTGCAGGTTTTAGCTTCGCGACTACAGAGAGAGATCTGGAAAGGAAGTTTTCTAGGTATGGCAGAGTACAACATGTTCGGATTGTTAGAGACAAGAG GTCGGGAGATTCGTGTGGATTTGGATTTTTGACGCTGGAAACGGATGAAGATGCTGATGCGGCTATCAGAGCTCTAGATGAGACTGAGTGGAATGGTCGGATTATTCTTGTTGAAAAATCCAAAAGTTGA